Genomic window (Kosakonia sp. BYX6):
CCGCGTTCTGGAACTTCTCCTCTTTTTCACTGGAAACGGTGTCGCGCGAACTGCTGGGCGAAGGGAAAGCGATTGATAATCCCTGGGACCGGATGGACGAAATTAACCGCCGTTTCGCCGAAGATAAGCCCGCACTTGCCACCTACAACCTGAAAGATTGCGAACTGGTCACGCGCATCTTCCACAAAACAGAAATCATGCCGTTTTTGCTGGAACGCGCAACGGTGAACGGTTTGCCTGTCGACCGCCACGGCGGTTCGGTTGCCGCGTTTAGCCATCTCTATTTTCCGCGCATGCACCGCGCGGGCTACGTCGCGCCGAATCTCGGCACGATTCCGCCGCAGGCCAGCCCTGGCGGTTATGTAATGGATTCGCGCCCCGGCCTGTACGACTCGGTGCTGGTGCTGGATTACAAAAGCCTTTATCCGTCGATTATCCGCACCTTTTTGATAGACCCGGTCGGGCTGGTGGAAGGCATGGCGCAGCCGAATGCGGCGCACAGCACCGAAGGGTTTCTTGGTGCGTGGTTTTCACGCGAAAAGCACTGCCTGCCGGGGATTGTCGGGCAAATCTGGCACGGGCGTGATGAAGCCAAACGCCAGGGCAACAAGCCGCTGTCGCAGGCGCTGAAGATCATTATGAACGCCTTTTACGGCGTGCTTGGCACCAGTGCCTGTCGCTTCTTTGATCCTCGCCTCGCGTCGTCGATCACCATGCGCGGGCACGAGATTATGCGTCAGACTAAAGCGTTAATCGAAGAGCAGGGCTACGACGTGATTTACGGCGACACCGACTCCACCTTTGTCTGGCTAAAGAAAGCGCACAGCGAAGAAGATGCAGCGAAAATCGGCAAGCAACTTGTCGAATTGGTTAACACCTGGTGGACGGCGCATTTGCAGGCGCAAGGGCTGGAGAGCGCACTGGAACTGGAGTTCGAAACCCATTTTTGCCGTTTCCTGATGCCGACTATTCGCGGTACGGATCAGGGCAGCAAAAAGCGTTACGCCGGAATGATTCAGGAAGGCGATAACCAGCGCATGGTGTTTAAAGGGCTGGAGACGGTACGCACTGACTGGACGCCGCTGGCGCAGCAGTTCCAGCAGTCGCTCTACCTGCGCGTATTTCGTAACGAGCCGTATCAGGATTATGTGCGGGAAACCATTGCCAGCCTGATGGCGGGCGAACTTGACGCGCAACTGGTGTATCGCAAGCGCCTGCGCCGCCCGCTGGCGGAGTACGAGCGCAATGTGCCGCCGCATGTTCGCGCGGCAAGGCTCGCCGATGAAGAAAACCAGAAACGCGGTCGTGCGCCGCAGTATCAGAATCGCGGCACCATCAAGTATGTCTGGACCACCGGCGGGCCGGAACCGCTGGATTACCAGCGCTCGCCGCTCGATTACGATCACTATTTGAGTAAACAGCTACAACCGGTCGCCGACGGAATTCTGCCTTTCCTTGATGATGACTTTGCTACACTCATTACAGGACAACTGGGGCTATTCTGAATTTTTTGCTACACGAATCGGTCTATACGAAAGGAATTGCTTCCAGTACCATAGCGCCCTTCCTTTTTCTGGCCCCAAATTTTTACGACCGCCTGCCTCCAGGCGGTGACGAACTATTGCCTGCAATTTGAGATATAGAGTTCATTTATGCCCTTTACACTTGGTCAACGCTGGATTAGCGACACGGAAAGCGAACTGGGACTTGGAACAGTCGTTGCAATGGATGCGCGCACGGTCACCCTGCTGTTCCCCGCCACGGGCGAGAATCGTTTATATGCCCGCAGCGATTCTCCGGTCACGCGCGTCATGTTCAATCCCGGTGATACGGTAACCAGCCACGAAGGCTGGCAGTTAACCATTGAAGATGTAAAAGAAGAAAACGGTCTGCTCGCCTACACCGGCACCCGCCTGGATACCGAAGAAAGCAATGTTGTCCTGCGTGAAGTGCTGCTCGACAGCAAGCTGGTGTTTAGCAAACCGCAGGATCGCCTGTTCGCCGGGCAAATCGACCGCATGGATCGTTTCGCGCTGCGCTTTCGCGCGCGTAAATACCAAAGTGAACAGTACCGCATGCCGTGGAGCGGCCTGCGCGGCCAGCGCACAAACCTGATCCCGCACCAATTGCATATCGCCCATGATGTCGGCCGTCGCCATGCGCCACGCGTGCTGCTGGCCGATGAAGTGGGCCTCGGTAAAACCATCGAAGCCGGGATGATCCTGCATCAACAACTGCTTTCCGGCGCGGCGGAACGCGTGCTGATCGTGGTGCCGGAAACCCTGCAACACCAGTGGCTGGTGGAAATGCTGCGTCGCTTCAACCTGCGTTTCGCGCTGTTTGACGACACGCGTTATGCCGAAGCGCAGCACGATACGGAT
Coding sequences:
- the polB gene encoding DNA polymerase II, with translation MAQAQEGFILTRHWRDTSDGTEVEFWLATDNGPLRVVLPAQESVAFIPAAQVEKAKLLLRAENHWRLTPLNLVDFHRQPVYGLYCRAHRQLMRIEKILRDGGVTVYEADVRPPERFLMERFITAPVWVDGESRGNALVNARLKPSPHYHPPLKWVSLDIETSRHGELYCIGLEGCGQRTVYMLGPENGNAQELDFDLEYVASRPQLLEKLNAWFAAHDPDVIIGWNLVQFDLRVLQKSAERYRVPLTLGRYGSELEWREHGFKNGIFFAQATGRLIIDGIEALKSAFWNFSSFSLETVSRELLGEGKAIDNPWDRMDEINRRFAEDKPALATYNLKDCELVTRIFHKTEIMPFLLERATVNGLPVDRHGGSVAAFSHLYFPRMHRAGYVAPNLGTIPPQASPGGYVMDSRPGLYDSVLVLDYKSLYPSIIRTFLIDPVGLVEGMAQPNAAHSTEGFLGAWFSREKHCLPGIVGQIWHGRDEAKRQGNKPLSQALKIIMNAFYGVLGTSACRFFDPRLASSITMRGHEIMRQTKALIEEQGYDVIYGDTDSTFVWLKKAHSEEDAAKIGKQLVELVNTWWTAHLQAQGLESALELEFETHFCRFLMPTIRGTDQGSKKRYAGMIQEGDNQRMVFKGLETVRTDWTPLAQQFQQSLYLRVFRNEPYQDYVRETIASLMAGELDAQLVYRKRLRRPLAEYERNVPPHVRAARLADEENQKRGRAPQYQNRGTIKYVWTTGGPEPLDYQRSPLDYDHYLSKQLQPVADGILPFLDDDFATLITGQLGLF